Proteins encoded together in one Altererythrobacter epoxidivorans window:
- a CDS encoding META domain-containing protein produces MMKSTLAKAGFGTVALLALSGCESLPGEAFHPLNGTSWRLVDVETSGTSTRLNPELQARHTLKFERGGSLILQLDCNRGTGDWNASLPETYNGTLVISQIASTRALCPKPTFGEDLAADLPTSTNYTLTPDGRGLVIRARRVVYAFERN; encoded by the coding sequence ATGATGAAATCGACACTCGCAAAGGCCGGCTTCGGCACGGTCGCGCTGCTTGCCCTGTCGGGCTGCGAAAGCCTCCCCGGCGAAGCTTTTCACCCGCTCAACGGCACGAGCTGGCGGCTGGTTGACGTCGAAACATCGGGCACCTCGACCCGGCTCAATCCCGAATTGCAGGCACGCCACACCCTGAAATTCGAACGTGGAGGTTCGCTCATCCTGCAGCTCGATTGCAATCGCGGAACCGGCGACTGGAACGCATCCTTGCCCGAAACCTATAACGGCACGCTCGTCATTTCGCAGATTGCCTCGACCCGCGCATTGTGCCCCAAGCCGACATTCGGCGAAGATCTCGCTGCGGACCTTCCGACCTCGACGAACTACACGCTAACTCCTGACGGAAGAGGCCTCGTCATCCGCGCAAGGCGGGTCGTTTACGCTTTTGAACGGAACTGA